The following is a genomic window from Thermoplasmata archaeon.
GGAAAGTCCGTCACGCTCTCCAGGGAGTTGGGCCAGGGCCCCGTGGTCCTGTCCTTCTACGTGTTCGACTTCACGGGCGTGTGCACGGGCCAGCTCTGCGCGATGCGGGACTCCATGGGCGACCTGCAGGCCCACGGTGCCAAGGTCTTCGGGATCAGCACGGACAGCGCCGCGAGCCACAAGGCCTTCCGGGCCGCGAACAACGGGAACTACCCGCTGCTCAGCGACTGGAACAAGACCGTGAGCAAGTCGTACGGCGTCCTCTACGACAAACTCGGGGATTACCTGGGGGTCTCCAAGCGGTCCGTGTTCGTCCTCGACAAGAACGGGGTTGTGCGGTACAAGTGGGTGACGGAGGACGCCAAGGTGCCTCCCGACTCCAAGAAGGTCCTCGAGGAAGTCAAGAAGCTTGCCAGGTGAGACCCAGCGTCTCGGCGGCTTCCTGGGCCGTGGCCACGGTCGGGATTTGAGGCATCGGCTCATCCGATCCGCGCGCCGATCCCGTGTTCACCAGGACGACGCGATCCTTGGACGTGATCACGCCTTCATCGTGGAGTCGGCGGAGTCCCGCGAGCGTCGCGGCACCTTCGAGACACGCCGACACGCCCTCCAGGACTGCTAGGTTCACGGCGGCCAGGGTCATCGCCTCCTCGGTCACCGTCACGCCAACGCCGTTCGTGTCCCGGATCGCGCGAAGGACGAGTCGGTCCGCGAGGGTCGCGGGAACGCGAAGCCCGGCGGCCCGCGTTTTCGGGTCCGACCACGGCTCTGCGGACTCCTTGCCCTGTCTCCAGGCCCTCACGAGCGGTGCGCATCCCTCGGTTTGCACGACTCCGAGGCGAGGCCACGGGCCCTCGTACCAGCCCAGCTCGCGGAGTTCCTGGAGCGCTTTCCAGATCCCGGCGATCCCCGTGCCGCCTCCCGTGGGGAAGAGGATCCAGTCGGGCATCCCGCCCAGGTCCTCCCAGATCTCATAGAGTATCGTCTTCTTGCCCTCCACGCGATAGGGCTCCCGCAGGGTCGCGAGGTTGAAGGCTCCTGTCGCGGTCGCGACCTCCTGGGCGAGGCGTCCCGCCCGCGTAATGTCCCCGGAGACGCAGGCCACCTTCGCCCCGTGACCCACGGCATCCCGGACCGCCTCCGGGGGCGCGTCGGGTGTCGTGAGCACGGTCGCCTCGAGCCCGTAGGTTGCCGCATACAGGGCGAGGGCCGCTCCCGCGTTGCCCGCGGTGGGGGCGACCACGCGCTCCGCCCCGAGGGACATGGCCATAGGAACCGCAACCGCCATCCCGCGCGCCTTGAAGGTGTTCGTGGGATTGCATCCCTCGTCCTTCACGTAGAGCGCGCCGACCTTGAGGCGGGCGACCCGTCCGCCCGAGCCAATCCTTTCGAGTCGGACCAACGGAGTACCGCCCTCGCCGCGCGACCGGACCTCGCGGCCCGCGAGGGGCAGCAGCGGAGCGTAGCGCCAGAGATCCCTCCGGGGCGTGAGGTCCTTCCGGTCCACCGCGGCGAGGTCGTACCTCGCGAAGAGCGGCGCGCCGCAGTCGCAGAGGTTCCGGAGGCGGACCTCGAAGCGTTTCGCGCACGCGGTGCACTCGAGGCGGTCCGGCCCCACGCATGGGGGATGCCGACTCGTCCCATGACCATTTGCCCGTGCGCAGGGTTTTATCTCGGCGGGCGCTTTGGACCACTCGATGGGCGCAATGGCCTCGAGCGTCGATCTCGACCGGGCGTACCGGGCCATGGTCGACGCCATGCGGGCGCGCGGAAGAATCCTGGTCGCCTTCTCCGGAGGCGTGGACAGCGGCCTCGTGGCCCGCGTGGCCTGGGATGCCCTCGGGCCCGACGCGATCGCGGTCCTCGCGGACGCGGAATCGCTCTCCCGTCACGAGCTCGACGAGGCGGTCGCGGAGGCGCGGGAGATCGGGATTCCCCTCCGGATCCTCCGGATGTCCGAGCTCATGAGCGAAGCCTACGTCGCGAACCCGACGAACCGATGCTACTTCTGCCGCAAGGAGCTGGGCCGCAACCTCCGCCCTCTCGCGGACGAGCTCGGGTTCCGGGTGATCGCGGACGGAGTCAACCTCTCGGATCTCGGCGACTACCGACCCGGAATCCAGGCCATGAACGAGGAGGGGTTCTGGCATCCCTTGGTCGACCTCGGGCTGGGGAAGGCCGAGGTCCGCGCCCTGGCGAAGGAACTCGGGCTCAGCTTCGCCGGGAAGCCCAGCAACGCCTGCCTCTCGTCACGAATCGCCTATGGGGAGGTCATCACCGTGGAGAAGCTTCAGCGGGTGGACGCGGCAGAACAGGCCCTCCGGCGCCTCGGTTTTCCCGTGGTCCGGGTGCGGGCCCATGAGGGCATCGCGCGGATCGAGGTTCCCCGGGAGGACATCCCTCGCCTCACGTCCCCGGACATGTCGGAGAAGGCGCTGCGGGCCGTGCGGGACGCGGGCTTCGTCTACGTGACCGTGGACCTCCGCGGATACCGGAGCGGCTCAATGAACGAGGGGCTCTAGCGCTTGGCGACCAGGTGCTTGCAGTGGAGCCTCGACAGGTCGTAGCAGTCGGGGCACGTCGCGGGCCAGTCGATCTGCTTCTGCAGCCGCCGCGTGGTGTCCTCGCTCAGCACGTGCTCCATCTCGCAGGCCTCGTCGTGGTACTTTCCCTCGGGGACGCCGAGGTGGACCAGGAAATACTCCATCGTGCAGTGCCGCCGTAGGATCTTCTGCGCGATGTCCCGTCCCTTCTTGGTCAACGACGCTCCCTGGTACTTCGCGTACTTGACGAGTTTCTCCTTCTGGAGCCGCTCGAGCATTTCCGTCACGCTCGAGGGCGCCACCTTCAGGTAGTGGGAGATCTCGCCCGTCCGGGCCGCTCCGTGGTTCTGCTGCGAGAGCAGGAAGATGTACTTCAGGTACATTTCCACGTTCTCGGTCAGCTCGAGTGCCTTCGCCATGGTTTCGGCGCTCCAAAACGCGCGAACCCTCCATAAAGCCTATAGCCGCATCGGCGGAAGGATATGTACTGTACTTGCGGCAGGCTTAGCCCGATGCCTGCGCGGCCCGAGAATTTAGGTTGGTTCGGAAACGGTTTTGGACGACCTAACGGTTATATATTACAGCGTTATAGAGCCGGGCCATCGGGGACGTGCGGCGTGGCGACTGCGGGTATCGCACCGGGAGTGATCATCGGTCTCCGCGAGGGCGTGGAGGCCGCGCTCGTCGTGGGGATCATCCTTGGATACCTCGTCAAGATCGGCCGCCCGGGCCTGCGACGCTACGTGTACGGCGGCACCGCGGCCGCTTTCGCCGCGAGCGCGGGCCTCGCGGGCGGACTGTTCCTCCTCGGCGCGGAGTTTGAAGGGAACGCGGAGTCCGCGTTTGAGGGCACCGCCCTGGTCCTCGCCGTGATCGTCCTCACTTCCATGGTGTTCTGGATGATGAAGGCGTCCAAGAGCATCTCCCAACATGTCCAGAAGCGAATCGATTCCTACTTGGACGGAAGCCAACTGCTCGGCCTCGTCGCCCTCTCCTTCCTCGTGGTCTTCCGCGAAGGCGTGGAGACGGCCCTCCTCATGTTCGGTGCGGGGGCCGAGACCTCCGCAGCGGACGCCACGATCGGCGTGGGGCTTGGCCTCCTCATCGCCGGCGTCCTCGGCGTCGGCATCATGCGCCTGTCGTGGCGCATCCCGCTCCATCGGTTCTTCCAGATCACGGGCATCGCCCTCGTCGTGATCGGAGCCGGTCTGTTTGCGACCGGGGTCCACGAGTACCAGGCGGCGTTCGGCTGGACGTTCGGCAACGGCCTCGTGTACGACCTGCGCGGCGTGTTCTCGGCCGGGCCCGAGAACCCCTTGGGCTACCTACTCCGCGGCATCGTCGGGTACAGCGACGCGCCGACCATTCTGGAATCGATGGCCTACGCCGCCTATTGGAGCTTCACCGCAATCGTCTTCCTGGGAATCCGGAGCGGGAAGGTCTCCGTGGTGGTCGAGCCGTTCCGCAGGTTCTGGCGTTCCCTCGTTTCGCGCGACAAGACCGTCGCGGGAGAGACCCCATAAGCGCTCCGCTGCCCAACAGCCTCCAGCGGTGAACGGGCGCGCCGGGATCCGCGCGATTGTGCGTGTTCGGCTCACGGGTTGATCTTGATGGCCTTCGTCGGGCAGGCCGTCTCGCACGCCATGCAGTCGATGCAGTCCGACTCCCGGATTGGTTCCGACTTGTCCGTGCGGTATTGGTTGTACTCGTCGCTGCCCTTCTCCATGACCTTGTCGTTCCCCGTGCCCTTCTTGCCCGGGGCGAACTGCCACTCGAACACGTCGACGGGGCAGACGTCCATGCAGACGCCGTCCGCCACGCAGGCTTCCCAGTCCACCGCGACGTGGATCCCGTGGATCCCCAGCTTCGTCGGGTAGGGAGCCCCGTTGGCGTCCATCCGCTGGACACCCTCGCCGAGGACCTTGTGGTTGTTGTGGGTGCCCGTCTCCGGGTACTCGTCGGGCTTGTTCATGAAGTCCGGGTCGATCGGCTTGGGTGCGTAGTCCACCTCGCGCGTCATCTGGCTGCCTCCAAACGATGTGAGGCCCGGTCCTTCGGGGGGCCGGGCGGCTTTGGAATACGCCTTCCCCTTTTGAGGATTCCGGTATTACTCCGCGAAATCTCTCCGGCCGCGCGCTGATACGCGTTGGCACCGCACGGACGGCGAGCGCGACGACGAACTCGGCGAAACCTATTTCCCAGGACGGGCGCTCGCAGACGCATGCCTCGCAGAGAACGGGGGACGGCCACGCGTTCGATTCACGGTCGGCGGGGCAAGGGGTACCGTCCCCTCGTCACCCCGATCTACGCGAGTTCGACATGGGCGCTGGATTCCGTGCGCCAAGGCGCGGAGTTCTCCCGCGCGACCGCCCCCGAAGGTTTCTACACGCGATGGGGCAACCCGACCCTCCGCGAGCTCGAGGACGTCCTCGCGGATCTGGAAGGCGGATCGCGGGCCCTCGTGGCAGGGTCCGGGATGGGAGCGATCGCCTCCGCAATTCTCTCCTGCGTGGGCGCCGGCGACCACGTTGTGGCCGGCGCGAGCCTGTACACCGCTACGACGGAGATCTTCACGCGGATGCTCCCTCGGTTCCACGTCCGCACCACGTTCGTGGATCCGCGCATCCCCGGTGCGTGGGAGGAAGCCGTGACACCGGAGTCGCGCCTCCTCTACATTGAGAGCCCCGCGAACCCGACGATGATGATCACGGATTTCCGCGAGGCGGTGAACGCCGCGCACTCCGTCGGCGCAACGGTCCTCGCGGACAACACGTTCGCGACGCCGATCAACCAGCGGCCTCTCGGCATGGGCGTGGACGGCGTGTTGCACAGCGCGACCAAGTATCTGGGCGGCCACAGCGACGTCGTGGCCGGTGCCTTCGTCGCCCGCACGCCTCGGCTGTACGAGCGCGTCTGGTTCAACTACAAAATGCTCGGCCCTTCTCTAGGTCCGTTCGAAGGATTCCTCGTGCGGCGAGGGGTGAAGTCCCTTCCCCTTCGGATGCGCCAGCACAACGCGAATGCGCAGGTGCTCGCGGAGTTCCTGGACGACCACCCGGCCGTGCGGGTGGTCCACTATCCCGGGCTCCGCTCGTTCCCCCAGCACGCCCTCGCGCGCAGGCAGATGGACGGCTTCGGGGCCATGATGAGCTTCGAGCTCAAGGGAGGTTATCGCGCAGGGAAGCGGTTCGTCGAATCCGTCCGGGTGGCCACGCTGGCCGTGAGCCTTGGCGGTATGGAGACGCTCGTGCAGCATCCCGCGTCCATGACCCATGGTCCGCTTACGGACGAGGAGCGGAAGACGAGCGGGATCACGGAGGGTCTCGTCCGTGTTAGCGTCGGGCTCGAGGACGCGGACGATCTCCTCGAGGATTTCGGGCAGGCGGTCAAGGCCGCCTCGCGCTGAATCGGAGCGCCGGTTACCTGAGGACACCTTCGAGACGGAGGAGCCGCTTCTTGTGCTCCAGGCCTCCCGTGAATCCTCCGAGGCTGTCGGAGCCCACCACGCGGTGGCAGGGTATGACCGCGACGATCGGGTTCTTCCCGAGCGCTTGGCCCACCGCTCGCTGTGCATTCGGTTGACCGATCGCCTTGGCAACCTGGCCGTACGTGGCGACTTTGCCGAACGGAATCCTCCGGGTGGCCTCGTACACGCGGCGCTCGAACGGCGTGGAATCGGTCAGGTCCACGGGGATGTTGCGGAGGTCCCTCCGCGTCCCGTCGAAGTACTCCCGGATCTCCTTCTCGATGCGGGTTCCGCCGCCCGAGGTCGCTCGCGCCCGGGTGAATCCGAGTTCCCGCAGGCGTCCATGGTCGGTTACGATCTTCACATTGCCCAACTGGGTGGCGAGGACATGTTGTTCCACGGTCGCACCGTGGCCGGGAAGCGGGCGCGTCGCTATGGTCTTTGTCCCTGCGTTTGCGGGGTCGCGGGAGACGACTAGGCCTTGGCCTCGACGCCGAGCTGCACGGCGAGGGCGCGAAGCTCTTCTTCCTTCTTCCGGAGCTTCTCCTCGCGGTCGAGTAGATCGAGCGCCTTCTTCTGGATGATCTTCACGCGGTTGTCGATGTCCCGCTTCCATTCGTCCATGTCGATCGTGCTCTTGGACGCCTTCTCGGCCTCCGCGAGCCGGACCTTGATCTTCTCGTTCTCTAGCTTGGCCTTCTCGAGGCGCGTCGCCATCTCCTCCTTCTCGGCCTCGAAGGCTCGGTCCTTCTGCTCTAGGATCTGGGCCCGGGACTCCAGGAGACGGTTCTGCTCGTCCATCGTGGCTTCGCGCGTGCGGAGCTTCTCCTCGCGATCGAGCACGTCGAGCGCCTTCTTCTGGAGGAACCGCATGTTCTTCGCGACCTCGGCCTGCATGGCGTCTGCCTGGGCTCGGAGCTTCTCCGCGTCGGAGCGGATGGTCTCGCCCTCCTTCCGTGCTTCCGCGGCGCGCCGTCGGTCATCGTCCGCTTCAGCGGCCTGGGCCTCCTGGTCACGGCGCAAGCGTTCGAGGGTTTGCATGCCGTCCCGGAGTTCGGAATCGCGCAGGGCCAGCATCTGCTCCCGCTTCGCGAGTTCCTGCTGATGCCCCGTGAGCCCCTTCTCGCGGGCGAGGAGCTCGGCCTCCTTGCGGTTGAGATCCTCCATGAGGTTGTCCGCTCGCTGGAGCTCCGTGGACAGGACCTGCTCGCGGTTCGTCACGTCCGCCAGCTTGGTCTCGACCGCGGAGTGATGGGTTTCGATTTCGGCCTGGCGCTTGTCCAACTGTGCGGCTAGGGCCGCGATGCGCTCGGCTTCCTGATCGAGGGACGCCTTGCGGCCCTTGAGGGTCTCCGAGGTTTCCGCGCTCCGCTTCTCGGCCTCCGCGAGGCGAGCCTGTAGGGCGTGGAGTTCTTTCGCCCGGGATTCGAGCTCGAGCTCCTTGGCGCCGAGGCGCTGGGACGCGTCCCGAAGCTGGGCCGTCTGGGCCTCTTGGGCCTTCTCCGCCTTCTCGGCGTCCGCGCGGCGGCTTTCCAAGACCGTCTGCGCGACGGCGAGCTCCTCGGCCTGACGCTTGGCTGCCTTCTCGGCCTCCGCGGCGACGTAGGTCCGCCGCTGGGCGTCCTCGATAAGCCGTTCGGACTGCTGCGTCTGCTCTGCGGCTGCGTCGCGCGTGGCCTCGAGCTGCTTGAGCTCCTCGCTCCTGCGGCTCGACCAGCCCGCCTTCTCCGCTTCGAATCCCTGGCGCGATTTGAGCAGCTCCTCTTCCATGGTCTTGAGTTCGACAAACCGCTTGTCGCTCCGCGCCCCGGCAGCCTCAATCTCGGTCTGGCGCGTGCCTTGGGCCTTCGCCTGGGCCTCGAGCCGGGTTCGCTCGATCTGTGCCTGGGTGAGCGTCGCGTTGAGGCTGTGCTCGCGCTGCTCGAGATCCTCCATCCGCTTCCGGATCTCCGCCTGGCGGGTTTCCGCGCTCGCGGCGAGCTGTTGTTCCTGGGACTTCAGGGTGGCCTGGAGGTCCTTCCATTCCTTCTGACGGGCCGCGGCCTCCGCCTCGAACGTCCGGACCGTCTCGTCGAACGCGGCGTGGCGGGCCTTCTGCTCCGCTTCACCCTGCGTGAAGGCCCCCTCGCGGGCCGTGAGTTCCGCCTGGTGGGCGTCCGCCTGCCGCTCCCGGGACTCGATCTCGCGCGTGCGTGCGTCGAGGTCCTGCTCCTCCGCGCGGAGTTCTTCCTCGCGAGCGGCCACGTCCTTCTCCCGGGCTGCCATCTCCCTGGCCTTCGCACCCAGCTTGTCCTGGAGGACGCTGGACTCGCGCTCGAGGCGTTCCCGCTCCGAAGTCAGGTCGGCCTCCTTCGCGGCGAGGGATTGACGCACGGCATCCGCCTCCGTCCGGAGGCGCAGGGACTCTGCGTCGAGGCGCTCCCGTCCCTGGCCGAGCTCGAGCTGCTTGGACTCGACCTGCTTCTCCATGGCCTGGAGGTCGGCTCTCTCCCGCGCGAGACGGTCCTCGTCCTGCCGCAGGGTCGACTGCTGACTCAGGAGGACCGCTTCCCGGGACGCGAGTTCGGCCTCCCGGGCGTCCAGCTGCTTGTTCCGGGTCTGGAGGTCGCCCTCCCGATCCTTAATCTTCTGGGTCTGGGTGGCGAGTTCTCGCTCCCACTGCGCCCTGCGGCCGGCGAGTTCCGCCTCCTCGGCCTGGAGAGCTTCCGTCCGCTTCTCGAGGATGACCGACTGCTCTGCGGCCTCCTCGCGAAGGTTCCGTTCCCGGGACTCGATCTCCATCGACCGCTGCTCGAGTTCCAGGCGGAGGCGCTCGCCCTCCGCCTTGAGATCGCCCGCGGCTTTCATGCTCTCCTTGGCCGCCGTTTCGCGCTTCGTGAGATCGGCCTCGTTGCGAGCGACCCACTCGATGTCGGTCTGGACCTTCCCCTCCCGTCCTTGGAGCTCATCCTCCCGTTGCTCGATCCGGATCATCCGGCCGGCCCACGACTCCCGCAGGTCCTGCATCTCCTTCTCGAACGTTTCCTTCTGCTCCTTGAGGAGCGCCTGCTCGGACTCCAGGGTGGCCTGCCACGTCCGGAGTTCCTCCCCCTTGCGAGCCTCCTCCTCGCGGAACCGGGCCGTCTTCGCTTCGAGATCGCGCCCCATCGCACCGAGCTCCGCCTTGCGCGTCTCGAACTCGGCGCGTGCCTTGTCCAGCTTGTCCCCTTCGATCTCGAGGGACTCCTCCCGCGTGGCGAGCTCCGCGAGCCGACGGGCGTTCTCCTCGGCCTGGGCCCGAATCTCGGCCTCCCGGTCCGCGAGGCTCTGCTCCTTGGCCTCCAGTTCGATTTCCTTGGAGGCGATCCATTGGCTCTTCTCGAGACGCTGGGCCTCGAACGCCTCGCCGTCCTTGGACAGGCGCAAGCGGGCCTCCCCGAGGGTTCGCCCTTGAGCCGCCAGGTCGTCCTTGTGGTGCTGCATCTCTCGAGCGAAGTCCGCCTTCCGGGCCTCGAGCTCCTGCCGCTGCGCTTCGACGGCGCCCTTCCCGTCCTGTAGGAGGATCTTCTCCTGGGAGAGGGCCGCCTCGCTCTCCCGCAGCGTCTCCATCTGCTGCTCGATCTCGAGGGCCTTGGCCGCGACGAGATCCTGTCGACTCTGGAACGCCGATTCCTCGTCCGCGAGACCCTTCTCGCGAGCGGCGAGGCCTTCCTCCTTCTGGAGGAGCGTCGCTTCGCGGGGCCCAAGGTTCTCCTTGAGGTCGGTCAGATCCTGAGTCCGCTGTGCGACGTCCGCTTCGCGTGCGACCAGGTCGGTCTCCTTCGCTTCGAGCGCCCTCCGTTCGGCTGCGCTCGACTGCGTCAATTCATCGAGCGCCTTGCGTTCCTCCTCGAGTTCCTCGGCGCGTGTGGAGAGCGACGCCTCGCGGGCATGGAGATTATCGACCAATGCGCGGAGCTCCTGTTCCCGGGTCGAGAGGACCTCTGCCTTTTGGGCGAGGGTGGCCTCCGAGGATGCGATCTGGCTCTCGCGCGCCTGGAGATCCTGTTCGCGCGGTTCGAGACCGGCGATCTTCGCCTGAACCGCCTCGGAGTTGGCGGTGACTTCCTTCTCGCGCGCGTCGACCGCGGCCGTCTTGGTTTCAAGGGTCCTCTCACGCTCGTCGATCTGGATGTTGAGGTCATCGAGCGCCTTCCGTTCCTCGGCGAGCTCGGCCTGGAGGGCGTCCGCCCGTTGGGCCTTGACCCGATAGTCCTCGAGGTCCCGGGCAAGCTGGGTCTGGGCCGACGCCAACGCTCCTTGCCGATCCGCGACCTCCGCCTCCCTCTGAGAAATCCCCGCCTCGCGCTCGCCGAGAGCCGTCTCCTGCGGCGAGAGCTGCTCTTCGCGTTCCCGGAGGCCTCGGTCGGCCTCCTGAGCCTGGCTCTCGCGGGCGGCAAGGTCGGAGGCGGTGCGTTCCAGTTCCGTCCGCTTGGCGTTCAGCTCCGATGTCTGCGCATCGAGGACGGCCCGTTCCTGGGCCACTCGGTTCTCCCGTTCCCCGAGGTCCGTATCGAGGCCGTGAAGTCGCTGAGAATCCGCATCGAGCTTGCTCTGCGCGACGGTGAAACCGTCCAACAGGTCGCCGAAGACGCGAGCCCGAGCCTGCAGGTCCGCTCGCTCCTCGCTCGCTTGGGCGTGTGCCGTTTCCAACGTCGCCTCCTCCGCGCGGGCCTCGTCGAGGCGCTGCTTGACGCGGTCCTCCAGCTTGTCCTGAATGCTCACGAGGATTCCGCGAGCGAACTCGACCTCCTCAACGTTCGCCGGGCCAACGGCGAGCATGATCAGGGAGAGCGTGTCCCCGTGGACGGCGCGGGCGTGGTACTTCGACACGCGGACGTCCTTGTCCACCGCGTCGAGGGCCCCCGCTTGGAGCGCCTGGTCGTACGTCACCTCACAGGAGGGATCCAGGGTGAATTCCCTGAGCAGCTGCGCGCGTTCATCCACGAGGAAGGCCTTGGCCGGCCTCCAGCGGCGTCGTTGCACGAACATGGCTACCACCATGAGAAATGCGACAGGAGGAATGGCGAGGAAGTACGAGGACTGCCACCAGGCCGGCACGGGCGGAGCCGACACGGTCACCCGCATGTCGGGGTCCGACCCGAGCATCGAGAAGACGACGTGACCCGAGTCGTCGACGGTCCCGGTGGCGAACGCGGACCCGTTCTTCGTCACGTGGTACAGGAATCGGGCCGTGTTCCCGCCGATCGTCCACGTGATCGTCTGGGAGGACTCGCTCGAGGTGTGTGTCCAGGCGTACTCGGCTCCGACCGTCCAGGTCGTGAACACGGAGATCGTCAGGAAGGCCGTGGCGTCACTGTTCGTGACCGTCAGGTTGGACACGATCGCGGGTCCGTCCACGATCGTGCCGTTCACCGTCAAAGCGTTGAATGCGATCGCGTGGTTTGTCTTCGTGAGCGAACTCCCGGAGGCCACCGTCAGGGTCGCGGCACTCAGATCGGTTGTCAGGGTGAGGGATCCGGCGATGGTCAGGGCCGCGAACGCCTGGCCGCTGCCCAGAGCGATGGTCTGCCCAGCCCCGGTGAGGGTGACCGAGGAGCCCGCGGAGCCGAACATGATCGCGGACGAACTGTCCCAGGAGCCCGCGACGGAGAGGACGGCGCCGCCGAAGGTCAGACCCGCCGCGCCCGAGGCCGTCAGGTTGCCTCCGACCGCGACCGTGGCTCCCGTCAGGGTCAGGATCCCGGACCATGCGATGTTGGACCCGAAGGTCGTCGAGATCCCTGGGTTCACGGTCAAGCTGTGGAGGACCTGCGGGATCCTGAGGACGCCGCCGGAGGCGTTCACCACGACCACGGAGGTCGCTGCCAGGAAGGTGCCCGCAGACGAGTCCATGGTCCGCATGGTGACGACGCTCCCGCGGGCCTGGAGGGTCCCGCCCGCGGCAACGGTCAAACTGTCCGTCGTGATCGACACGTTCGAACTCGACGTGTCCAGGGTCGTCGTCCCCGGCCCTCCTTGGATTGTGATTGAGTGCGCTCGGAGGGCGGAACCCGCCACGGTGAAGGTGACCGTCGACCCGCCGCCGTTGAACACGACCGCGTTGAACTCGAGGCCCGACAGGTTCGACCCCGCGAACGTCATCGTCTGCGATGAGCCGGCGTCGAAGGTCACGGTCCCGGTTCCCACGGACCAAGAGGCCGAGGTGGAGGCGTTGGTCCAGCCTCCGGAGACCCGCCACGCCTCGCTGCCGAACGCGATGTACGACGCGGGCGAGGAGACGTCCACGTTCCCCGAGATGGCGACGTCCCCGGAGACGGAGGTCAGGGTGCCTCCGGAGAGAATGAGATCTCCGTTAACGGTCAGCGTGTTGGTTCCCTTGGCGAGACCGCCCGAAGAGATGGTCACGGAACTCGCCGTGAGCGCGGACATCTGGGCGTACGAACCCGTGAGGACGAGGTTCGCAAAGCTCTGCGCCGCGCCTAGCCGGAGGGTGCCAGCGGCCGCCGTGAGGGTCACCGTGGAGGTGCCTGCGGTGAACACGGACGAGGCGCCGGACGTGTCCCACGGACCCGAGACGATGAGCGACCCCGTCGTCAGGGAGAGCGTGTCCGCGGCCGCGTCGTTCATCGTGACTCCGGCCACGGAGACGGAC
Proteins encoded in this region:
- a CDS encoding peroxiredoxin, whose protein sequence is MGFVMVEVGQKAPDFTMPSDEGKSVTLSRELGQGPVVLSFYVFDFTGVCTGQLCAMRDSMGDLQAHGAKVFGISTDSAASHKAFRAANNGNYPLLSDWNKTVSKSYGVLYDKLGDYLGVSKRSVFVLDKNGVVRYKWVTEDAKVPPDSKKVLEEVKKLAR
- a CDS encoding threonine synthase, with amino-acid sequence MGPDRLECTACAKRFEVRLRNLCDCGAPLFARYDLAAVDRKDLTPRRDLWRYAPLLPLAGREVRSRGEGGTPLVRLERIGSGGRVARLKVGALYVKDEGCNPTNTFKARGMAVAVPMAMSLGAERVVAPTAGNAGAALALYAATYGLEATVLTTPDAPPEAVRDAVGHGAKVACVSGDITRAGRLAQEVATATGAFNLATLREPYRVEGKKTILYEIWEDLGGMPDWILFPTGGGTGIAGIWKALQELRELGWYEGPWPRLGVVQTEGCAPLVRAWRQGKESAEPWSDPKTRAAGLRVPATLADRLVLRAIRDTNGVGVTVTEEAMTLAAVNLAVLEGVSACLEGAATLAGLRRLHDEGVITSKDRVVLVNTGSARGSDEPMPQIPTVATAQEAAETLGLTWQAS
- the larE gene encoding ATP-dependent sacrificial sulfur transferase LarE, with product MGAMASSVDLDRAYRAMVDAMRARGRILVAFSGGVDSGLVARVAWDALGPDAIAVLADAESLSRHELDEAVAEAREIGIPLRILRMSELMSEAYVANPTNRCYFCRKELGRNLRPLADELGFRVIADGVNLSDLGDYRPGIQAMNEEGFWHPLVDLGLGKAEVRALAKELGLSFAGKPSNACLSSRIAYGEVITVEKLQRVDAAEQALRRLGFPVVRVRAHEGIARIEVPREDIPRLTSPDMSEKALRAVRDAGFVYVTVDLRGYRSGSMNEGL
- a CDS encoding metal-dependent transcriptional regulator, with the protein product MAKALELTENVEMYLKYIFLLSQQNHGAARTGEISHYLKVAPSSVTEMLERLQKEKLVKYAKYQGASLTKKGRDIAQKILRRHCTMEYFLVHLGVPEGKYHDEACEMEHVLSEDTTRRLQKQIDWPATCPDCYDLSRLHCKHLVAKR
- a CDS encoding FTR1 family protein, which gives rise to MATAGIAPGVIIGLREGVEAALVVGIILGYLVKIGRPGLRRYVYGGTAAAFAASAGLAGGLFLLGAEFEGNAESAFEGTALVLAVIVLTSMVFWMMKASKSISQHVQKRIDSYLDGSQLLGLVALSFLVVFREGVETALLMFGAGAETSAADATIGVGLGLLIAGVLGVGIMRLSWRIPLHRFFQITGIALVVIGAGLFATGVHEYQAAFGWTFGNGLVYDLRGVFSAGPENPLGYLLRGIVGYSDAPTILESMAYAAYWSFTAIVFLGIRSGKVSVVVEPFRRFWRSLVSRDKTVAGETP
- a CDS encoding ferredoxin family protein, which gives rise to MTREVDYAPKPIDPDFMNKPDEYPETGTHNNHKVLGEGVQRMDANGAPYPTKLGIHGIHVAVDWEACVADGVCMDVCPVDVFEWQFAPGKKGTGNDKVMEKGSDEYNQYRTDKSEPIRESDCIDCMACETACPTKAIKINP
- a CDS encoding aminotransferase class I/II-fold pyridoxal phosphate-dependent enzyme, giving the protein MPRRERGTATRSIHGRRGKGYRPLVTPIYASSTWALDSVRQGAEFSRATAPEGFYTRWGNPTLRELEDVLADLEGGSRALVAGSGMGAIASAILSCVGAGDHVVAGASLYTATTEIFTRMLPRFHVRTTFVDPRIPGAWEEAVTPESRLLYIESPANPTMMITDFREAVNAAHSVGATVLADNTFATPINQRPLGMGVDGVLHSATKYLGGHSDVVAGAFVARTPRLYERVWFNYKMLGPSLGPFEGFLVRRGVKSLPLRMRQHNANAQVLAEFLDDHPAVRVVHYPGLRSFPQHALARRQMDGFGAMMSFELKGGYRAGKRFVESVRVATLAVSLGGMETLVQHPASMTHGPLTDEERKTSGITEGLVRVSVGLEDADDLLEDFGQAVKAASR
- a CDS encoding methylated-DNA--[protein]-cysteine S-methyltransferase, producing the protein MEQHVLATQLGNVKIVTDHGRLRELGFTRARATSGGGTRIEKEIREYFDGTRRDLRNIPVDLTDSTPFERRVYEATRRIPFGKVATYGQVAKAIGQPNAQRAVGQALGKNPIVAVIPCHRVVGSDSLGGFTGGLEHKKRLLRLEGVLR